From Hydra vulgaris chromosome 15, alternate assembly HydraT2T_AEP, one genomic window encodes:
- the LOC100197827 gene encoding uncharacterized protein LOC100197827 isoform X2: MGSDILYYYFCWDDPIQILKILNTFNNIDVFYKNGVFFEYALSNNYVEIFEALVAYFENKQFSIKNEVYDEKKEDLSEILEDFAREMELTCEMKKALSQYIDFDDSSTDSREHDFDNDSDNGFSSAFPLDNEQDNSSTSKYFELTPGNNSLYRDCNKVENWLCI; this comes from the exons atgggttcagatattttatattattatttttgttgggATGATCCGATACAaatactgaaaattttaaacacttttaataatatagacgttttttataaaaatggcgttttttttgaatatgcTCTATCAAATAATTATGTAGAGATATTTGAAGCATTAGTagcttattttgaaaataaacaattttcaataaaaaatgaagtttatgacgaaaaaaaagaagaccTTTCTGAGATTTTAGAAGATTTTGCAAGAGAAATGGAACTTACGTGTGAAATGAAAAAAGCGTTATCCCAATACATAGACTTTGATGATAGTAGTACTGATAGTAGAGAACATGACTTTGACAATGATTCTGATAATGGTTTTAGTAGCGCTTTTCCATTAGATAATGAACAAGATAATAGTTCTACAAGCAAATATTTTGAGTTAACCCCAGGAAATAATTCTc TATATCGTGACTGCAACAAAGTTGAAAATTGGCTGTGTATCTAA